In Eschrichtius robustus isolate mEscRob2 chromosome 2, mEscRob2.pri, whole genome shotgun sequence, a single window of DNA contains:
- the CD320 gene encoding CD320 antigen isoform X2 yields the protein MSGWMARGRAQRAAALGLALRVLLSFGLGLEAAPTSIPTWSLTQAPGPSTASCPPTNFQCRSDGRCVPLTWRCDVDQDCVDGSDEEECSIEPCAQDGQCTPPTGSPCSCDSIDDCPDGINKNVLNCGHQPCPEGELRCPLGGSCIPRTWLCDGHPDCSDSSDELGCGTKTLQEGSATSMGTPVTLESVTYLRNATVTSVGDRDSVQSGNRSAYGIIAAAG from the exons ATGAGCGGTTGGATGGCGCGGGGCCGAGCGCAGCGGGCTGCGGCCCTGGGCCTTGCACTGCGGGTACTGCTCAGCTTCGGGCTGGGCCTGGAAGCCGCCCCGACCTCGATCCCGACCTGGTCCTTGACCCAGGCCCCAG GCCCCAGCACAGCCTCGTGCCCGCCCACCAACTTCCAGTGCAGGAGTGATGGCCGCTGCGTGCCCCTCACCTGGCGCTGCGACGTTGACCAGGACTGCGTCGATGGAAGTGATGAGGAGGAGTGCA GTATTGAGCCGTGTGCCCAGGACGGGCAGTGCACGCCACCCACTGGCAGCCCCTGCTCTTGTGACAGCATCGATGACTGCCCTGATGGCATCAACAAGAATGTTCTCAACTGCGGGCATCAGCCCTGCCCGGAGGGGGAGCTGCGCTGCCCGCTGGGCGGTTCCTGTATCCCACGCACGTGGCTCTGCGATGGCCACCCGGACTGTTCCGACTCCAGCGATGAGCTTGGCTGTG GAACCAAGACCCTCCAAGAAGGGAGTGCCACGTCCATGGGGACCCCTGTGACCCTGGAGAGTGTCACTTATCTCAGGAATGCCACAGTCACCTCTGTTGGGGACCGGGACTCAGTTCAGTCTGGAAACCGAAGTGCCTATGGGATCATTGCAGCCGCTG GTTGA
- the CD320 gene encoding CD320 antigen isoform X1, with the protein MSGWMARGRAQRAAALGLALRVLLSFGLGLEAAPTSIPTWSLTQAPGPSTASCPPTNFQCRSDGRCVPLTWRCDVDQDCVDGSDEEECSIEPCAQDGQCTPPTGSPCSCDSIDDCPDGINKNVLNCGHQPCPEGELRCPLGGSCIPRTWLCDGHPDCSDSSDELGCGTKTLQEGSATSMGTPVTLESVTYLRNATVTSVGDRDSVQSGNRSAYGIIAAAVVLSVGLAAAILFVLSRLCAQGCLSPLGLLVSVKGSLQSERTASVL; encoded by the exons ATGAGCGGTTGGATGGCGCGGGGCCGAGCGCAGCGGGCTGCGGCCCTGGGCCTTGCACTGCGGGTACTGCTCAGCTTCGGGCTGGGCCTGGAAGCCGCCCCGACCTCGATCCCGACCTGGTCCTTGACCCAGGCCCCAG GCCCCAGCACAGCCTCGTGCCCGCCCACCAACTTCCAGTGCAGGAGTGATGGCCGCTGCGTGCCCCTCACCTGGCGCTGCGACGTTGACCAGGACTGCGTCGATGGAAGTGATGAGGAGGAGTGCA GTATTGAGCCGTGTGCCCAGGACGGGCAGTGCACGCCACCCACTGGCAGCCCCTGCTCTTGTGACAGCATCGATGACTGCCCTGATGGCATCAACAAGAATGTTCTCAACTGCGGGCATCAGCCCTGCCCGGAGGGGGAGCTGCGCTGCCCGCTGGGCGGTTCCTGTATCCCACGCACGTGGCTCTGCGATGGCCACCCGGACTGTTCCGACTCCAGCGATGAGCTTGGCTGTG GAACCAAGACCCTCCAAGAAGGGAGTGCCACGTCCATGGGGACCCCTGTGACCCTGGAGAGTGTCACTTATCTCAGGAATGCCACAGTCACCTCTGTTGGGGACCGGGACTCAGTTCAGTCTGGAAACCGAAGTGCCTATGGGATCATTGCAGCCGCTG TGGTGCTAAGTGTAGGTCTGGCTGCCGCCATCCTCTTCGTGTTGTCACGGCTCTGTGCCCAGGGATGCCTGTCCCCGCTGGGGCTGCTGGTGTCTGTGAAGGGGTCTCTGCAGTCAGAGAGGACGGCCTCAGTTCTCTGA